Proteins encoded within one genomic window of Tidjanibacter massiliensis:
- the kdsB gene encoding 3-deoxy-manno-octulosonate cytidylyltransferase, producing MKFIAIIPARYASTRFPGKPLADIQGKPMIQHVYERTSQVFEHCCVATDDTRIAEAVDRFGGCAVMTSPDHRSGTDRCAEALDKYSKTTGTAFDAVINVQGDEPFISTEHLTSLRDALDVPGAEIATLAYPMKPGDDIFNPNTPKITLSRDGYALYFSRSVIPYIRGAEQSEWSSRHTYLKHIGIYGYRSDILHEITRLPQGMLEKAESLEQLRWLENGYRIKVGLVSSETIGIDTPEDLARLLKKMHD from the coding sequence ATGAAATTCATAGCCATCATTCCGGCCCGTTACGCATCGACGCGTTTCCCGGGGAAACCGCTCGCCGACATCCAGGGCAAACCCATGATACAACACGTCTACGAACGCACGTCGCAGGTGTTCGAACACTGCTGCGTCGCCACGGACGATACACGCATCGCCGAGGCCGTGGACAGGTTCGGCGGCTGCGCCGTCATGACGTCACCCGACCACCGGAGCGGAACCGACCGCTGCGCCGAAGCCCTCGATAAATACAGCAAAACGACCGGGACGGCGTTCGACGCGGTCATCAACGTACAAGGCGACGAGCCTTTCATCTCGACAGAACACCTGACGAGCCTGCGCGATGCCCTGGACGTCCCGGGAGCCGAAATCGCCACCCTCGCCTACCCCATGAAACCGGGCGACGACATCTTCAATCCCAACACTCCGAAGATAACCCTCTCACGGGACGGCTATGCCCTCTACTTCAGCCGCAGCGTCATCCCTTATATCCGCGGTGCGGAACAGTCCGAATGGTCGTCGCGCCACACGTATCTCAAACATATCGGCATTTACGGTTACCGGAGCGACATCCTGCACGAGATAACCCGACTGCCTCAAGGTATGCTTGAAAAGGCCGAATCGCTCGAACAACTGCGCTGGCTCGAAAACGGTTACAGGATAAAGGTCGGCCTGGTATCCTCCGAGACGATAGGCATAGACACACCCGAAGACCTCGCACGACTGCTGAAAAAAATGCACGATTGA
- a CDS encoding aldehyde dehydrogenase family protein, which produces MGKPAAYYTELFARLGGLLEGFGTVPETRAVAEAAVAANPWFTLSDVVFSVDAVRRNMLDAAVSARWLSYYGANERTVRSRVAVIMAGNIPLVGLSDLLCVVASDCIPYIKMSSKDSVLMEYVVGLLCGLAPGIRVERYVPEERYDAAIATGSDNTGRYFHALFDGIPSIIRGSRSSVALLTGEETDGELHALGRDIFRYSGLGCRNVSLVFIPLDYDLARFVRAVAPPEEAVNPKYRNNYRSLRARLRAAGEDFYDGGTFVVTVGDRFPVSLSNIVAFRYDRAEEVYGWLEANDGAVQCVVGRDVVHPRAVGFGAAQMPWPWDYPDGTDVMAFLRALPEPGSR; this is translated from the coding sequence ATGGGAAAACCGGCGGCATATTACACGGAGCTCTTCGCCCGGTTGGGCGGGCTGTTGGAGGGGTTCGGCACCGTGCCGGAGACACGGGCGGTGGCGGAAGCCGCCGTTGCCGCCAATCCGTGGTTTACCCTTTCCGATGTGGTGTTCTCCGTCGATGCCGTGCGGCGGAACATGCTCGATGCCGCGGTATCGGCCCGGTGGCTTTCGTATTATGGGGCGAACGAGCGTACGGTACGCAGCCGTGTGGCGGTCATCATGGCGGGGAATATCCCGTTGGTGGGATTGTCCGACCTGTTGTGTGTCGTGGCTTCGGACTGTATTCCGTACATTAAGATGTCTTCCAAGGATTCGGTGCTGATGGAGTATGTCGTCGGCCTGTTGTGCGGGTTAGCGCCGGGGATACGGGTCGAACGCTATGTGCCGGAGGAGCGGTACGATGCGGCAATCGCTACGGGCAGCGACAATACGGGCCGGTATTTCCATGCCCTGTTCGACGGCATACCGTCCATCATAAGAGGAAGCCGCAGCTCGGTGGCATTGCTGACGGGGGAGGAGACCGACGGAGAGTTGCATGCGCTCGGTCGTGATATCTTCCGTTATAGCGGGCTCGGCTGCCGCAATGTCAGTCTGGTATTCATTCCGCTGGATTACGACCTGGCCCGTTTCGTCCGGGCAGTGGCTCCCCCCGAGGAGGCGGTGAATCCCAAGTACCGTAACAATTACCGCAGTCTGCGGGCCAGGCTCCGGGCCGCAGGGGAGGATTTTTATGACGGCGGAACCTTCGTCGTGACCGTCGGCGACCGTTTTCCGGTGTCGCTCAGCAATATCGTGGCGTTTCGTTACGATAGGGCGGAGGAGGTGTACGGGTGGTTGGAGGCGAACGACGGTGCGGTGCAGTGCGTGGTGGGGCGGGATGTTGTCCATCCGAGGGCTGTCGGTTTCGGAGCGGCCCAGATGCCCTGGCCGTGGGATTATCCGGACGGTACGGATGTCATGGCCTTTCTTCGTGCCTTGCCTGAACCGGGTAGCCGGTAA